One region of Gorilla gorilla gorilla isolate KB3781 chromosome 13, NHGRI_mGorGor1-v2.1_pri, whole genome shotgun sequence genomic DNA includes:
- the OR13F1 gene encoding olfactory receptor 13F1, with translation MIHLEPHKLWSTGTGQFLANWTSVKVFFFLGFSHYPKVQVIIFAVCLLMYLITLLGNIFLISITILDSHLHTPMYLFLSNLTFLDIWYSSSALTPMLANFVSGRNTISFSGCATQMYLSLAVGSTECVLLPMMAHDRYVAICNPLRYPIIMNRRTCVQIAGGSWMTGCLTALVEMMSVLPLSLCGNSIINHFTCEILAILKLVCVDTSLVQLIMLVISVLLLPMPMLLICISYAFILASILRISSVEGRSKAFSTCTAHLMVVVLFYGMALSMYLKPSTVDSQEIDKFMALVYAGLTPMLNPIIYSLRNKEVKVALKKLLIRNPFNTAFISILK, from the exons ATGATTCACTTGGAGCCTCACAAGCTTTGGTCTACAGGAACTGGACAG TTCCTGGCAAATTGGACATctgtaaaagtatttttcttcctgGGATTTTCTCACTACCCCAAAGTTCAGGTCATCATATTTGCGGTGTGCTTGCTGATGTACCTGATCACCTTGCTGGGCAACATTTTTCTGATCTCCATCACCATTCTAGATTCCCACCTGCACACCCCTATGTACCTCTTCCTCAGCAATCTCACCTTTCTGGACATCTGGTACTCCTCTTCTGCACTCACTCCAATGCTGGCAAACTTTGTTTCAGGGAGAAACACTATTTCATTCTCAGGGTGTGCCACTCAGATGTACCTCTCCCTTGCCGTGGGCTCCACTGAGTGTGTGCTCCTGCCCATGATGGCACATGACCGGTATGTGGCCATCTGCAACCCCCTGAGATACCCTATCATCATGAATAGGAGAACCTGTGTGCAGATTGCAGGTGGCTCCTGGATGACAGGCTGTCTCACTGCCCTGGTGGAAATGATGTCTGTGCTGCCACTGTCTCTCTGTGGTAATAGCATCATCAATCATTTCACTTGTGAAATTCTGGCCATCTTGAAATTGGTTTGTGTGGACACCTCCCTGGTGCAGTTAATCATGCTGGTGATCAGTGTACTTCTTCTCCCCATGCCAATGCTCCTCATTTGTATCTCTTATGCATTTATTCTCGCCAGTATCCTGAGAATCAGCTCAGTGGAAGGCCGAAGTAAAGCCTTTTCAACGTGCACAGCCCACCTGATGGTGGTAGTTTTGTTCTATGGGATGGCTCTCTCCATGTACCTGAAGCCCTCCACTGTAGATTCAcaggaaatagataaatttatGGCTTTGGTGTATGCCGGACTAACCCCCATGTTGAATCCTATCATCTATAGTCTACGGAACAAAGAGGTGAAAGTGGCCTTGAAAAAATTGCTGATTAGAAATCCTTTTAATACTGCCTTCATTTCCATCCTCAAATAA